The Lentimicrobiaceae bacterium genome window below encodes:
- a CDS encoding BPL-N domain-containing protein, producing MKKTSVLLILLLSILCIASCNRTINTENDNKIKVGVFKGHGGAEVCQWEAYAAVQIDNEMIVRYITSADIANGVLDSLDAIIIPGGGGSRQYLNLGHNNIERIKEFVTEGGGAVGICAGAYLFSNTPDYSCISINGAMAIDIEHDNRGHGVAKFSLSPAGKQIFPEIANDSMSYVMYYEGPVFVEAPDDTIKYEVLAIMESDVHEEGNAPANMTNDKPFFISNSYGKGLVFSCIAHPEATPGMQWMIPRMVRFVVGKPLVSYPAETVNPYVFNKEILFTIEMLKKEQSFYSTLLKGTPSQKTDALQWLKENNSWSAKRWVQGLVYDSSADVRVCAAKYISDMGYLTYLPDLISAHKTEKDTDAKNEIGKAIEELKLKFNQ from the coding sequence ATGAAAAAAACATCAGTATTATTAATTTTACTCCTTTCTATTTTATGCATTGCATCGTGCAATCGTACTATTAACACAGAAAACGACAATAAAATTAAAGTCGGTGTTTTTAAAGGTCACGGCGGAGCCGAAGTTTGCCAATGGGAAGCCTATGCTGCTGTGCAAATCGATAACGAAATGATTGTTAGATATATTACTTCGGCAGATATTGCAAACGGAGTTCTCGATTCGTTAGACGCTATAATAATACCCGGCGGTGGTGGTAGCAGACAGTATCTGAATTTGGGACACAATAATATTGAGAGAATAAAGGAATTTGTTACCGAAGGAGGCGGAGCCGTTGGTATTTGCGCCGGAGCGTATCTATTTTCCAATACTCCCGACTATTCTTGCATAAGTATCAATGGTGCAATGGCTATTGATATTGAACACGACAACAGAGGGCACGGTGTAGCCAAATTTTCATTAAGTCCCGCAGGAAAACAAATATTTCCTGAAATTGCCAACGATTCAATGTCTTATGTGATGTACTACGAAGGTCCTGTTTTTGTCGAAGCTCCCGATGATACCATCAAATACGAGGTATTGGCAATAATGGAAAGTGATGTACACGAAGAAGGCAACGCACCTGCAAATATGACAAACGATAAACCGTTTTTTATATCAAATAGCTACGGTAAAGGTTTGGTATTTAGCTGCATAGCACATCCAGAAGCAACTCCGGGAATGCAGTGGATGATTCCCCGTATGGTAAGGTTTGTTGTTGGAAAACCTCTTGTCTCGTACCCTGCCGAAACTGTTAATCCATACGTTTTCAATAAGGAGATTTTATTTACAATAGAAATGCTTAAAAAGGAGCAATCCTTTTATTCGACACTGCTAAAAGGTACACCCTCACAAAAAACGGATGCTTTGCAATGGCTTAAAGAAAACAACTCGTGGAGTGCCAAACGATGGGTGCAAGGTCTTGTGTACGACAGTTCTGCTGATGTAAGAGTTTGTGCTGCCAAATATATTTCGGATATGGGCTACCTAACTTACCTGCCCGACTTAATTTCCGCTCATAAAACAGAAAAGGATACTGACGCTAAAAATGAGATAGGTAAAGCGATTGAAGAATTGAAGTTGAAGTTTAATCAATAG
- a CDS encoding T9SS type A sorting domain-containing protein produces MRTLILTLTFIISSVVVSGQNAGAIDVSYGDFGNGFAITQISPNHYSQTSGIAIQQDGKCVLVGHTNSAGAYKDMVLVRYDTDGSLDLSFGNNGIVIVGESDVSEYGNAIQIQSDGKIVVAGHNYSLYGPTDERVWRFNEDGSPDLTFGNAGSVTTDIGNMDNIAEACVIQPDGKIVTGGYAGDRFVVVRYNSNGTVDYTFGTNGFAILGMEYYMSFVKAIDLQNDGKIVVAGMSFDGNNPIFTIARFTENGELDVTFGELGVSKIKVGYGNDYSTKLKVLKNGKILVGGHTWITNDPFLKYDVALVQLDENGNPDISFGNNGIVKTNIVNGENYCKGFTIQPDGKIIVVGEYVDYKTYNIFAVRYLEDGTVDNSFGNNGIAIYDVVGQEDQASGVVLQQDGKIVMSGSTSPDMDNIHFFALRLHNDVNIGTNLDFIDNVKIYPNPASDNIYINTDKITVIGNVQIVDLDGKILYDRPYSNNCINVSFLPKGTYILSVATNNGVKYSKFLKQ; encoded by the coding sequence ATGAGAACACTAATACTAACTTTAACTTTTATTATTTCATCCGTAGTTGTTTCTGGGCAAAATGCCGGAGCAATTGATGTTAGCTACGGCGATTTTGGCAACGGTTTTGCCATTACCCAAATTTCACCCAATCATTATAGCCAAACAAGCGGTATTGCAATACAACAGGACGGCAAATGCGTTCTTGTAGGTCATACCAATTCTGCCGGAGCCTATAAAGATATGGTACTTGTAAGGTATGATACTGATGGTTCTTTGGATTTAAGTTTCGGAAATAACGGTATTGTTATTGTCGGGGAATCAGATGTTTCAGAATATGGAAATGCCATTCAAATTCAGTCTGACGGGAAAATTGTAGTAGCAGGACATAACTATTCGCTTTACGGACCTACAGACGAACGCGTATGGAGATTTAACGAAGACGGAAGTCCTGACCTTACATTTGGAAACGCAGGAAGTGTTACAACCGACATAGGCAATATGGACAATATTGCTGAAGCCTGTGTTATCCAGCCCGACGGCAAGATAGTAACCGGCGGCTATGCAGGAGACAGATTTGTAGTTGTTAGATATAACAGCAACGGAACTGTAGATTATACATTTGGCACAAACGGATTTGCAATTCTTGGAATGGAGTACTATATGAGCTTTGTCAAAGCAATTGACCTTCAAAATGATGGAAAAATTGTTGTTGCCGGAATGAGCTTTGACGGAAATAATCCCATTTTTACGATTGCTCGTTTTACCGAAAACGGCGAATTGGATGTTACCTTTGGAGAACTTGGAGTTTCTAAAATTAAAGTAGGTTATGGAAACGATTATTCAACTAAATTAAAAGTTTTAAAAAACGGCAAAATTTTGGTTGGCGGTCACACGTGGATTACAAATGACCCGTTTTTGAAATACGATGTAGCATTGGTTCAACTTGATGAAAACGGAAATCCTGACATCTCTTTTGGAAACAATGGAATTGTTAAAACCAACATTGTTAATGGCGAAAATTATTGTAAAGGATTTACTATACAGCCCGACGGTAAAATTATTGTTGTAGGAGAATATGTAGATTATAAAACATACAATATTTTTGCTGTAAGATACCTTGAAGACGGCACTGTTGATAATTCTTTCGGTAATAACGGAATTGCAATTTATGATGTGGTTGGACAAGAAGACCAAGCAAGTGGTGTTGTACTACAACAAGACGGAAAAATAGTTATGTCGGGCTCAACATCGCCGGATATGGATAATATACATTTCTTTGCTCTCAGACTACATAATGATGTGAACATCGGTACAAACCTTGATTTTATTGATAATGTAAAAATATATCCTAATCCTGCATCCGACAATATTTACATTAATACAGATAAAATAACTGTTATAGGAAATGTGCAAATTGTTGATTTAGACGGAAAAATACTTTACGATAGACCGTATTCGAACAATTGCATCAACGTAAGTTTTCTACCAAAAGGAACGTATATTTTAAGTGTTGCAACAAATAACGGCGTTAAGTATTCTAAATTTTTGAAACAATAA